CTAAATAAACCGTAACATGTGCAAAAACGAAGTCATTCTCGAACTGTTTGCTGTGAATGATTTTGGTATCAATCACTTTCCCTTTTGATCCTGAAGactatctttttttcttctgcttCCGCGAGTACACCATCCCTCGGATCCCATCCGGATCCGCAACGAAGCCCAGTGGCCGGTAGAACCCGAGCACGCGGGGCTCCGAATACAGCGCGATGTTGTTGATCCCTTTGGCCAACAGGTCGCCGACCAGCCTCTCCATGACGGCCTTCCCTAGCCCAATCCCCTGGAACGAGGGATCCACCACCACGTCCCATATAATGGCGTTGAACACGCCGTCGCCGGTCGCCCTCGCGAAGGCCACCGGCTTCTCTGTCCTCTGGTGCTGCACCCACACCAGGGCGTCCGTGTGCTCCAGCGCCACCCTGATCTTACCCAGGTCGCGCCGCGGGAAGCCAACGGCCACGAACACCGCATTGAGCTGGTCCAGGCTGAGGGACGTGGTGTCGCGGTGGAGGGAGAAGCCCCGGGACTCGAGCTCCGCGTCGGAGATGGAGAGGGCAGTGGCGGGGAAGCTGGCcgatgatgaggaggaggacgaggcgGATATGGAGATGGATTGGGGTTGGTGGCGGgatgtggtggtggtggggaggTGGAGGGAGGTGGGGAGAGGGATGCAGGTGGTGCTACGCAGGAGCATCTTTTGAGAGGGAGAGTTGGATGTGGGAAGAAGTTGGAGAGTGTTGTGACGTTGTGATTTTTGTGAGATATGTGTGGCTGACATTACAATATTTTCTTGTTGAGACAAGGATAGTCGTGCAGTGTCTTTCCATCTTTTCTATTACAGGAGCCAACATCTGCACcgtggaaaattatcaaaaaaaaaatcaaaaatctattataattatgccaattcaatcctaaatattttaaccgACTAACGCTAATATGGCCAACTTTTAATaacactttaatatttttcaaattaaattaaattaaattattatttttttattttttattttctctttttctttctttcttttttctcccttcttcctccagccaacTGCCCATGCAAGGCTTGACCTTGCCCAATCTAGCGAGGCGTGACCTCGCCCACCGATCCCCGCCTTTGCCCAGTCATTGAGCTCGGTGGTTGGTTggagaagaaggaagacaaaaaaaggaagagaaagaaaataaaaataaataaataaatttggaaaattattaaaaattggccacgtCGGGGCTGGTAATGTCACGTTAGCACCGGCCgatcaaatggattgaattggcacaaatgtaaatgtttgagattgaattgatagaaaaatatttaaaattaatttgacacgattgtaataggtttatgacttttttgttaattctccTATGTGGAAATTGGAAACCATTTCAAAGAGTCAATTGCAATGATATCAAAGtgcaaatataaatataaagaaTATAATTcaggctccatttgtttggtAAAAGACTAACAATTCGAATAATTATTGTtgttgcttacaaaaatgagtcattaaaaaattctttcattatTAACAACATCTCATgcctaaatatattttttttcctaataatgTGTGTATTTTCTATTACTTCTTTTTCTAAGAgacataaatgacaaaaattagaaaaatcttttctaaatcattttaaATAAACGGAACCTTAAAAAAATCAAGCCTTAAATTATTGTGtacattttatgatttttaatctTATGTATTTTGAATGTGACATTTTGCAATTCTGTAGATTTTATTACTGGAGGTGTGCATTgaattaatttggaataaagCTTTTGTTACAAAATTAATATGATTATCATTTCCTTAGTGTTTGGTATTTATTCACCGGTCGTCTTACGTAGCACGGCCGACGgcgtaaatttttttattttttaaaagttttattaattttttttgtattgatgAGGGCCGATAGAAGGCTGTGGGCCTCTAGGCGAGGGCTTACAACCCTAGCTCAAATAGACGACCAAGCCCTCACAAGCCATTGGGGGAGAGCTCGCAGCCACAGCTTAGAGTCAAGTGAGAGCTTGCAGGCCTCGCCTAGTGGCCTGCGGCGGTCGTCGGTGGCCTCTTGCTTGCCGTttataataaaaagaatttaaaaaaggaacaagaaaagaaaactaatacaatattcaaataaaatgtaaaaaaaaaaaaatcaactcaaCATAGACTGCACGACATAGGACGGTCAGCATTCATGTCATTactttttgatcaaaattatgTGGATGAACTCagttgacaaaatgtgaaaggtttagaactcaattggcgcaattaaaaaagttaaatagtcaattggcacaattacaataatttAAAGACTCTCGTGATAATTTTCCCCGTAAGTTACCAAATGATCCAAAAAGAGCAATACAAGTCGAAAATAGAGCTAGCACGTTCTCTCTTGTTTGTTGTGTATGTTATTCCGGGTGATCATGAAAAATTAGGGTACTCTCAATTTAGGCAGCAAATAATTAATATCTTCAATTTATCCCATTAAGAAATTGAGATTAGCACCTTCAAGTTCAAGGGCTGATGTGTCTTCATTTTGTTTATCCTTATTTATGCTTTTATTCATTTCCCACATTTCCTCCCTAATATATTTACCCTAATTGAGTTGCGCTCGGGCCACCTTTCCCGTCGGCGCCTCGGAATTGCGCACATCGATTTCTCTAATTGATAGGCAAAACAAGAATCGATCCTTTTATATGTACTTGATTGATGTCTGGGAATG
The genomic region above belongs to Rhodamnia argentea isolate NSW1041297 chromosome 6, ASM2092103v1, whole genome shotgun sequence and contains:
- the LOC115726657 gene encoding serotonin N-acetyltransferase 2, chloroplastic yields the protein MLLRSTTCIPLPTSLHLPTTTTSRHQPQSISISASSSSSSSASFPATALSISDAELESRGFSLHRDTTSLSLDQLNAVFVAVGFPRRDLGKIRVALEHTDALVWVQHQRTEKPVAFARATGDGVFNAIIWDVVVDPSFQGIGLGKAVMERLVGDLLAKGINNIALYSEPRVLGFYRPLGFVADPDGIRGMVYSRKQKKKR